The genomic DNA CGCTGTAAAAATGGTACATCTGGCTGAGTAGCGACTTGGTAACTTCTTCACCAGTGACTGTGTGGAGTTGCAAACCCGCTTCTGTTACAGCTTTGCGTTCCCTTTTGATGTTGCGGCGCTGATTGGCGTTAAAAACGGCCAAATAATCGTCAAAAGTCTTAAAACCTTTGTTTTGCCAAATATAGCTGTGGTGCAGCCAACTGGTGAAACCGTGGCGTTCCATGACGGGTCGCCATTGGGGGTCAACATAGAGAAAATTGCAGCCGGAGATACGGTTGCGATCGCAAAAATGGTCGATCGCCGCTACCATTAATTCCGTTAGCTCATCTTCATCCTCGCCGGGAGCAATTAAAAAGCGATATCCTTCGGCAGGGGTTAACGGCGTCATTCCCAGGAGTTTCGGGTAATACTGCACTCCCAATCGTTGAGCTAAATCTGCCCACTGATGATCGAAGACAAATTCGCCGTAACTGTGACCTTTGACGTAAAGTGGAGCTGCGGCAACCAGTTGTCTATCTCGCCATACCGTCAAATGTTGGGGAAGCCATCCAGTTTGCGCCTTTGCACTGCCAGAAGTTTCCATATTGTTGAGCCATTCCCATTCCAGAAATGGGGTATTCAGCGGCATTGCCAAGGCGTCCCACTCTTGTTGGGGAATTTCGTCGATGCGGTTAATCCAGTTTACGGAATAGCGGGGCTTGAGTTGTTCTACCATTGCGATCGGCCTTTGTCGAGCATTGCAACATTTAACCTAATCCAATTTTTTTATCTTCGCAGGCGATAGTGCAAAAATACTTCCCCCTCAACCCGTTCAACTGCTAAAAGTTGGAGACGAGGAGCCAAATCCTGTGAAAATCCCGCCCCTTCGACTGGTGTCGGTGCAGTTGCTCCTCCTAATATTAACGGGCAAACCGTCAGCCACAATTCATCAATTAAATTTGCCGCCAGCAACGATGCCACCAGTTCGCCGCCACCCAAAACCGCCAATTTTGCCAAACCCAATTCTGCCATTTGCCCAAAAGCTGCCACAAAGTCAATTCCGCCTTCTGGGGTTTCGATAACCAAAATTCGCTCAAATTCCGGGCGTTCCTGCCAAAACTGAGCGCTGCTAGCCCTCGTGAGCAACCAGCGAGGTACTGGCTGACGAAAGAAACGAATTTGCGGGTCAATCTTTCCAGAACGAGAACAAACAATTTGTACTGGTTGTGGCGGTTTGTTTTGCTGTTCTCGTTGTTTGAGTAGCTGGGGATTGGAAACGCTCAGTGTTGTTCCGTAGGCGCGTAGCGTACTGGCACCAAATATTACCGCATCAGCTAGAGCAATTTGTTTTTCTAAATGTGCTTTATCGGCTGGCGAACCAAAGCGTGCGGGTGACGCCTTGGCATCAGTAATTTTGCCATCGGCAGTCATAGCTAGAACAACAGTAGTGTGAGGGCGATCGATCGCAAAAACCACAGACATTTGTCTCGCTGAATCCCCACTGCTATCAATCCTTCTAAAACAACCATAACCACAGGCGTTGATAAATCTAATGAATCGCGCAATTGTTCTGTTAGGTTGCCTTTTTGCAAATGGTATTGAACAAGGCAGTTATTTGGCTAGTGAAGGTATCGAGTGCATTGCTAAATCGGACTTTGCGGAGTGTGGCTATGTCGAGATCGCATCAAATACCCAGCCGCATCGATCGAGTTCCTTATTTGAGTATTAATACTTATGCGCTCGATAAAACCCCACACTTGTCCCACCCTTCCCGACGTTTCCAAGGCCATATCTGGCGGCTTGAAGCAAGCATTCTACGGCAAGCTCATATAATTGTTTATACTCCAAATAGATCGAGTCTGTGTATTCTTCCTGATTTTTGCGGTTCGCATCTAAAGCATCTTGAGTTAGAGACTATCTATGGCTAAGCCAGGTAAATTATCTGTTCCTTCCATTCTGCGAATGCCCATAATGCAGTTTATGGCTAAGCCACGTCAAACTTCTTTTCGCCGCATCCTGCTATTCCGCATTTTGCTGCTGAGCATACCAGTTTTACTGTTGGGGCAGTATGTGATATATAAGAAAGCACGCTCCAGTCTGTTGGAAACCGCTCGTCGAAACTTAACCGAAAGCGCGGTCAGAAAAGGTGAGAGAATTCAGGAGTCAATTCAAGCGCTAGAGGCCAACTTACTTACAGCTAGCGAAACAGTTGTTTTAAAGTCTGGATCGGCTCAGGAAGTGGCAAAATTTTTCACTTTGCTAAAAAAAGAACTGCCGACGAATATAGAGTGCATTCAACTTAGGAACGTGACCACGGGTCAAGTGGTAGCGAGTACCTGTGGAAATAGAGCGATCGCTTCAATTCAAGCTAATTTATGGCCGCAGCAGCAAAGTCAAATGCTGGCAGATCGATCGTTCGTTCGCGTTACCACTCCACTGCGATCGAGAAAATCCCCAACAGATGCCTCTCAGGATACACAAATAAATTCAAATGGGGAAGTGGAATTGGTTTTTACAGCACCTGTTTATGACAGCACGGGGGCACTTAGCAACGCTTTAACTATTCACTCAACTTTGTATCAGCAACAGCTGGATAAGCCGGGTTCTCTTGCTGGCTATACTGTAATAATTGATGAATCCGGAACGATTTTAGAACATCCGGTTGCCAACTTGGTTGGACGTAATGTTGAGCAACTGGAAGATGCGACTCGACTGAAAATTCTCATTAAAAATGCTTTGTCTGGCGAACAGAATTTTCTGCATCTGTTTGCTTTTGAAAAACAAGGGGGCGAATCAGTGGCTGGGTATACGGCTATCCCCAGTCCGTTAAGCAATAACCAAAATAAAAAATGGGTTATTCTGGCAGTTGCCAGTTTGGATAATGCACTTTTTGGACTTGCAGAAATTAATAATGTTCTCTTCAATTTGGTTTTGTGGTTATTGGGGGCTAACCTGATCGCAACCCTGTATGTAGCTCGCGATTTAGCCCGTCCGCTAGAGAAACTGGGAGACTATGCCTTGAATGTGCGGGGCCGAGGGTTCCCGTCCAAGATGCCCCACGACTTCAAAATCAAGGAGTTTAATCAATTAGTGGAAGCTCTTGATAGTATGGTGGAACGACTGACAGCCTGGGCAGAGGAGCTGGAAACGGCCTGGAAAGAAGCGCAAGCAGCTAACCAATTAAAAAGCGAGTTTTTAGCTAATACTTCCCACGAACTGAGAACACCATTAAATGGTATTATTGGCTGTATTCGTTTGGTAAGAGATGGTTACTGCGACGATCGGGAAGAAGAATTGGAGTTTTTGCAGCGGGCAGATGATGCGGCTATTCACCTGCTCAATATTATCAATGACATATTAGATTTGTCAAAGATAGAAGCGGGTACGCTCTCGGTGGTGATGGAGTCGGTAGATTTGCGATCGATCGTCAAAGAAGCGATCGATTTACAAAAAGTTCACATTCAACAAAAAAAACTACAGTTGCTTTGGTCTGAGCCTGCCGATTCGATCGCAATTCAAGCAGATCCAGCCAAGTTGAAACAAGTTTTCTTAAATGTGATCGGTAACGCTATTAAGTTTACCGAAGCAGGCAGCATTACTATTACTATGCGCCAGGAAGCAACCCCAGGTAAAGACGGTAACAATAACAGTTCTTCAGTTGTTGTCAGCGTTAAAGATACGGGAATAGGCATTCCACTAGACGAGCAGAAAAAACTGTTTCGGCCTTTTGTAATGGCTGATGGTACGAGAACTCGCAAGTATGGGGGAACGGGACTTGGACTTGCTATCTCGCGTAAATTAATGGAACTGATGGGGGGTACTATTACTTTACACAGTGGTGGTGTAGACTTGGGTACAACAGTTGAGATCGGGATACCGATAATTAATTCTTCTCGATCGATCGCACCAGC from Aerosakkonema funiforme FACHB-1375 includes the following:
- a CDS encoding GNAT family N-acetyltransferase: MVEQLKPRYSVNWINRIDEIPQQEWDALAMPLNTPFLEWEWLNNMETSGSAKAQTGWLPQHLTVWRDRQLVAAAPLYVKGHSYGEFVFDHQWADLAQRLGVQYYPKLLGMTPLTPAEGYRFLIAPGEDEDELTELMVAAIDHFCDRNRISGCNFLYVDPQWRPVMERHGFTSWLHHSYIWQNKGFKTFDDYLAVFNANQRRNIKRERKAVTEAGLQLHTVTGEEVTKSLLSQMYHFYSDHCDKFGWWGSKYLTKRFFEQLYPKYRHRVLFIAAYNEAQNPHHPIGMSFCITKGDRLFGRYWGSAQEIDCLHFDACYYTPIEWAIAHGIQTFDPGAGGRHKKRRGFPATANHSLHRFYHPRLSQILRSYISQVNEMEQQEIDAVNQDIPFSRREPQLNADLET
- a CDS encoding RibD family protein; translated protein: MSVVFAIDRPHTTVVLAMTADGKITDAKASPARFGSPADKAHLEKQIALADAVIFGASTLRAYGTTLSVSNPQLLKQREQQNKPPQPVQIVCSRSGKIDPQIRFFRQPVPRWLLTRASSAQFWQERPEFERILVIETPEGGIDFVAAFGQMAELGLAKLAVLGGGELVASLLAANLIDELWLTVCPLILGGATAPTPVEGAGFSQDLAPRLQLLAVERVEGEVFLHYRLRR
- a CDS encoding sensor histidine kinase, with amino-acid sequence MAKPGKLSVPSILRMPIMQFMAKPRQTSFRRILLFRILLLSIPVLLLGQYVIYKKARSSLLETARRNLTESAVRKGERIQESIQALEANLLTASETVVLKSGSAQEVAKFFTLLKKELPTNIECIQLRNVTTGQVVASTCGNRAIASIQANLWPQQQSQMLADRSFVRVTTPLRSRKSPTDASQDTQINSNGEVELVFTAPVYDSTGALSNALTIHSTLYQQQLDKPGSLAGYTVIIDESGTILEHPVANLVGRNVEQLEDATRLKILIKNALSGEQNFLHLFAFEKQGGESVAGYTAIPSPLSNNQNKKWVILAVASLDNALFGLAEINNVLFNLVLWLLGANLIATLYVARDLARPLEKLGDYALNVRGRGFPSKMPHDFKIKEFNQLVEALDSMVERLTAWAEELETAWKEAQAANQLKSEFLANTSHELRTPLNGIIGCIRLVRDGYCDDREEELEFLQRADDAAIHLLNIINDILDLSKIEAGTLSVVMESVDLRSIVKEAIDLQKVHIQQKKLQLLWSEPADSIAIQADPAKLKQVFLNVIGNAIKFTEAGSITITMRQEATPGKDGNNNSSSVVVSVKDTGIGIPLDEQKKLFRPFVMADGTRTRKYGGTGLGLAISRKLMELMGGTITLHSGGVDLGTTVEIGIPIINSSRSIAPADAASN